Proteins co-encoded in one Euleptes europaea isolate rEulEur1 chromosome 1, rEulEur1.hap1, whole genome shotgun sequence genomic window:
- the UBL5 gene encoding ubiquitin-like protein 5 has translation MIEVVCNDRLGKKVRVKCNPDDTIRDLKKLIAAQTGTRWDKIVLKKWYTIFKDHVSLADYEIHDGMNLELYYQ, from the exons ATGATTGAAGTCGTTTGCAACGATCGGCTGGGCAAGAAAGTACGCGTGAAGTGCAA CCCTGATGACACCATTCGGGACCTGAAAAAACTCATCGCCGCCCAGACTGGCACTCGGTGGGACAAGATCGTGTTAAAGAAATG GTACACAATTTTCAAGGACCATGTGTCGCTGGCGGACT ATGAAATTCATGACGGCATGAACCTGGAGTTATATTATCAGTAG
- the FBXL12 gene encoding F-box/LRR-repeat protein 12: MAAQTLSALPDSLLLQILELLPPRDRLGGARVCRRWRRLVRDKLLWRHLDLTPYKMSSKVLWHLLRNYLRGNLRTLKARGSLHSVRKQKVFTPALMQALGKQCPNLHRLYLTETDLRSLSYDCMPPSLETLELSCCEIPSAWFQGPGSSQTPQAFPRIQHLIIQNVPAFSNQHLANIARQGTLKTLILSEAYRVTDVGIQVVALHLGELESLALRQCSVSDSAARFIGRHMKRLRHLDFSISSSLTDAGLPFFGGLASLEDLQLEGSGGLSPEAVMAVCRALPRLKRLNVSSAGFDDRTAHRIRAALPNCVVTCPASGSDAKAEA, translated from the exons ATGGCGGCGCAGACCCTCTCCGCGCTGCCGGACTCGCTCCTGCTCCAGATTTTGGAGCTGCTGCCGCCACGTGACCGGCTGGGCGGGGCTAG GGTCTGCAGACGCTGGCGTCGGCTGGTGCGAGACAAGCTGCTTTGGAGGCACTTAGACCTGACGCCTTACAAG ATGTCCTCCAAGGTCCTGTGGCACCTCTTGCGGAACTATCTCCGGGGCAACCTGCGGACGCTGAAGGCGCGGGGCTCCCTCCACTCTGTCCGGAAGCAAAAGGTGTTCACCCCGGCACTGATGCAAGCCTTGGGCAAGCAGTGCCCCAACCTCCATCGCCTGTACCTGACCGAGACAGACCTCCGCTCGCTCTCGTACGACTGCATGCCCCCGTCTCTCGAGACTCTGGAGCTGAGCTGCTGTGAGATCCCTTCGGCGTGGTTCCAGGGGCCCGGCTCCTCCCAGACCCCCCAGGCCTTCCCCCGGATCCAGCACCTCATCATCCAGAACGTCCCCGCCTTCTCCAACCAGCATTTGGCAAATATCGCGCGCCAGGGCACGCTCAAGACTCTGATTCTGTCGGAGGCCTACCGGGTGACAGATGTGGGGATCCAGGTGGTGGCGCTGCATCTAGGAGAGCTGGAGTCTCTTGCCCTGCGACAGTGCAGCGTCAGCGATTCAGCAGCTCGTTTCATCGGGCGCCACATGAAGCGCCTGCGCCACTTGGACTTCAGCATCAGCTCTTCTCTGACGGACGCGGGCCTCCCTTTCTTCGGCGGCTTGGCGAGCTTAGAAGACCTCCAGCTCGAAGGCTCCGGCGGACTCTCCCCAGAGGCCGTCATGGCCGTTTGCCGGGCACTGCCTCGACTAAAGCGCCTCAACGTAAGCAGTGCGGGATTCGATGACCGGACCGCCCACCGGATCCGGGCAGCTTTGCCAAACTGTGTCGTGACATGCCCCGCCTCCGGCAGCGATGCTAAAGCAGAGGCTTAG